ATTTGGATTAAGCAAATAACTCGAGCATTACCCAGAAAACTCACCTTACATTCACCAGACAACCCACAAACTCAGTTCAAACCTTCTAGTTCATTTCACACTACGTCCTATGTTCCACCCCTAACCGGATGCTTCCCTATATTCTAATTAGTTCGTGACTCATGAGATATAACATTCTCTTCAAAGTTCAAATACATAAACAAAATCAACATCCATGGAATTAGAGAGCAAGACTTACAAGGTCCCCTTCGATCATGTACTTTGAGACTTCCTCACGGAGAGTGGTGAGCTCTTCCTCCGAAAAATCTTTCGTtaccttattttcaaaattgagATCGACCAATATTTGCTTGGCAAGGGTACGCCCAATGCCATGAATATACTGCAGCGAGTATTCAACTCTCTTGTTGTTGGGTATCTCCACCCCACCCACACGCGCACATTTTATGCTCAACCCACCAATCTAAGCACCAAAAACAACCAAATCATAGAAATCCAACGGTTCAAATCAATTAAAAACAAACCCATACCCAGGTAATCGTAAGACCACACAAAAATCGAAACTTTACCTTGGGAAGGGAGGTGGGTAGAGGAAAAGAGAGTGAAGTTTTGGAGCAGGTAGAAAAGGGGTTGGAAATTATAGATAGTGATGGGAGAACAGGTGTTGCTAGCGATTGCGCCATCGTTTTGCAGGACAGAAATGAACATGAAACGAAGGTGGTGATCTTGTTGGTTGTTCCTTATCCTTTTGGATAGGGGAAATACCCACCCGGTTCATTCTCGTTTACCATTTGAACCGAAATTTGATTCAACGCAAATTACGCGGCTGATCAATATTTTCACAGATTCGGGACCAACTGAACCTGCCCAAAAAAAATGGTTATTTGACGCTGAAAGAATTCAAGtgacttatttttattttattttttagattttagaTTTAGAGTacaaaaatcagtttaaaattgttattttatatgttttaaacACGTGTAATTATTTTCTTCTATTTGTTAGATTAATTAGCTTCAAGTACATTGAGTTAGTTTAAGTTGGTTTAGGTAGTTTTTGACAGCTGTATGCAACTCATGTGTATATATGTGTGGTTGATCAATTCTGTGAGATACAACAGAGAAGAATTCTCCTCCATTCCTTTGGTTTGTGCTCTGTTCgtaatatggtatcagagcaaattCCTTGCCGCTGTTGTCAATATTCCCACGCATcgataattcttcaatctctTGCAATCGGCGACTGATCGGTGATCATGGCGCCACCTGATTCGAGTTCACATTCCAGATCTGTAGTGGACGATCCGCTCAATCCATATTTCTTACTTCATTCTGATAATTCAGGTATTTCACTCGTTTCTCAGCCGCTCACGGGAAAAAACTATGCCTCTTGGAGTCGGGCAATGCGTATAGCGCTTTCGGTCAAGAACAAACTCGGATTTATTGATGGATCCATTTCCTCAACCAGATGTTTCGGACCTTCATTTACATGCTGCTTGGTTTCGCAGCAACAATGTTGTGATCTCGTGGATTCTCAactccgtatccaaggaaatttCACCTAGCATTTTGTTTTCTGATATAGCGGCTGAAATCTGAAAGGACTTACGTGAGAGATTCCAACAGAGCAATGGTCCTCGCATCTTTGAGTTGCGACGTGCACTCTTCAATCATTCTCAAGATCAAACTTCCGTTGCTGCATATTTCACAAAGCTCAAGACTCTGTGGGATGAATTGTCCAATTTTCGGCCAGCTTGTACATGCGGAAAATGCAGCTGTGGTGGGGTTCAATCTCTGGACTCATTTCATCCAAGAGCACATCATGATGTTTTTACTTGGATTGAATGATTCTTTTTCTCACATTAGAGGTCAATTACTGTTAATGGATCCTCTGCCACCGATTAACAAAATCTTTTCCTTGGTATCTCAAGAAGAACGTCAACGAACAATACACTTGAACTCTGCATCTGACTCACCTATGGCCTTTGCTGTGAAATCTCAGCCATCTAAGTTGCCTTCCTATGGTCAGGATCAGCAGTCAAGTTCAAATACAAGAGGCGTGATCGTCCATACTGCACTAAATGTGCGATTCATGGTCATACGGTAGACACATGTTATGAGATTCATGTTTATCCCCCTGGTTTTAAATCTCGGCCACGAATGCGCACTGAATCTCATCCTTCTACTTCGCATCCTTCTGTGGCCAATGTGAATCTTGTGGGGACTACTTCGTACGTTGGGGCTACACCTCCGGGCCAGTTCTTTCAAAATCTCAATCCTGATCAATATCAGCAATTGATGCACATGTTTCAGTCTCATCTGTCAGTTGTCCCCAACAACACTACTGCATCGGATATGGATCACACAACTCACACTGCAGGTATATGTCTTTCGGTTTCAATGCCTCCAAATCTATCTTCCGGTCAGTTTTGGATCATTGATTCGAGCGCTTCTAGTCATATTTGTTGCAATGCTGATGTGTTTCAGCCCATGTCCAAAATACATAATGCGACTGTGACATTACCCGATCACACCACTATTTCAGTTGATTCCATTGGTGATGTTCGGCTCACTTCCAACATTACACTTCGTAGTGTTTTATATGTGCCTCAATTTAAATTCAACTTACTCTCTGTAAGTATACTCACCACGACGTCCAACCTGGCTGTGCAGTTTTATCATGATCATTTTGTTATTCAGGAAGCCAACTCCGAGAGGATGATTGGCAAGGGTAATCGAATTGGGGATTTGTACATCCTGGACCTTCATCAACTTGGTTCAGACACTACTTCTTTTGTCAATAAAGTCTCTATACAGCTGTGGCAC
This Primulina tabacum isolate GXHZ01 unplaced genomic scaffold, ASM2559414v2 Contig104, whole genome shotgun sequence DNA region includes the following protein-coding sequences:
- the LOC142534074 gene encoding small ribosomal subunit protein uS13c-like, which encodes MAQSLATPVLPSLSIISNPFSTCSKTSLSFPLPTSLPKIGGLSIKCARVGGVEIPNNKRVEYSLQYIHGIGRTLAKQILVDLNFENKVTKDFSEEELTTLREEVSKYMIEGDLRRFNALAIRRLKEIQCYRGVRHTRGLPCRGQRTKNNCRTLKGKRVAIPGKKKK